The Halovivax ruber XH-70 genome includes the window GAACGGGCCGAAGCGTCTTCTGACGTATCAGTGGGTGACGGGCGCCACCGCCCAACCAAGGCAAGTAACCATCAGTAACGGAAAACGGCAGAGACAGTCTCTCTCCCACAAATCTACACGCGAGTAACCGGTAGATTTATCACTGCATTCGTGATTCTCGCGGACGACGGGAGACGGTTCGGGGGGTACCCGACGGACGCGTCTACCAGCAGGACAAACGTTAGGATGCCAGCCTCGAAACCACCAACCGACGGAATGCCCACTTCGTATCGAGGACTCGGCAGGACAGCGCAAGCGTACTGGAAAGCCTACGCGACGGTCTTCGTCTCGGCAACGGTGCTCTTCGTCCTCACCGGCTCGGCGATCGCGCTCGGACTGAACTGGGTGTACCCGCAGGCCACGCCGCTGGTCGGGATCACCGTCGTGAGTTTGAGTTTCCACATGGCCGTCCTCTACGTCCGCGACGTGTGGGCGGGCGAGTACAATCCAGACCAGACACAGGTGGCCTCCTCTCGGAGCCTCTTCGCGCTGCTTTTGATCGCGGTGGCCTTCGCGGCCGTGTTCGTCGCACTCGGAACGGTGGCCGGCCTCGCCGTGGCATACGCGATCGGCGACGTTCCGTACGCGGCGGCGGTCGCGGCGACGTACTACCCGGTTTTCGACCTGGTCGGCCTGCGTCGCGGCCACTGGACGCCCGGTTCGATCGTCCTCGCCGGGGTCGTCACCGTGCTCGCGTCGGCACTAGACGTCAGGCGGACGGTGTTCGAGTCGATGCCCGTGATCGGGAACCGACGTCGGCCACACCTCTAACTGGAGTGCTCCGGTGGCTCCGATCGGTTCCCCTCGCTCATACACCAGCCGACGAACGTGATCGAGACGGCGATGCCACAGCCCCACGAGAGGATACTCGCGTACCCGTAGCCGATGACCCCCAGCCAGCGAGCCAGGAGGCCGACGAGCACGGCCAGTCCGACCGGGACGGATTTGACGGCGAACTCGTAGACGAACTTCGCCCAGAACCCGACCGCCTGTTCGTGAAAACGGTCGGATCGGTAGAGTTCGTTGAGCCGTCGCTGGTATCGCACCGTCCACTCTTCGTCGGCGAGCCCCGGTTCGTCAGCAGGTTCCTGCGTCGACGCTGCCTCGTCGTCGGTCGCCAACTGCTCTTCGTTCCCCACAGCTACATTCGGTGTCCACAACCCCACGCAAAAACCTTCTTGTACGAGCGCGTAATCAACCGACAGAACGGAGTTCGCTGATACCCATAGGACCGGATCGTCCGGGCAAACCGTCCCCGATCGCCCGCGTTTCGAGTGGGTGATCTTCACACGCAATACCGCCGAACTTATGCCTCCGGCTGACCAATCTGTCCCCATGACAGACTTCGGATTGAAGGTACGGATGGTGGTCGTCGGCGCCATCCTGTTCGGGTTCTACTTAGCTTCGATGACGGTCGTCTCCGCGATGTTCGGTATCGACCTCATCTGGTTACTCCCGCTCGGACTCGTCGTCCTCCCCCCACTTCAGTACAAACTCGGCAAGTGGCGAGCGCTAAGGGGTGCCGATGATATGCCAGAAGAAGGACAGTATCTGGAAGTTCATCGAATGACGGAAGCGCTCGCTCGTGATATGGAAGTGAAGAAGCCGAAGCTCAAAGTCATGGAGATGGGGACACCAAACGCTTTCGCCGTCGGCCGGAAGGGCGCCGGCGTCGTCTGCGTCTCGACGGAGCTCATGGCGATACTCGATCGGGATGAACTTGAGGGCGTCATCGCTCACGAAATCGCACACATCAAAAACCGAGACGTGATCACGATGATCATCGGCCAATCTATTGGGATGATCGTCGGCTGGGTCGCCTACATCGTCTACATGGCCGGTGGGGATCGTAACGCTGGCAGTATCATCGTCGGTATGGTCATCGCGAACGTCGCCCAGTTACTGGTGACGGCCTTCGTTTTGGCTATCTCGCGCTACCGCGAGTACGTTGCCGACGATGACGCCCGCGAGGCGATTGGTAGTGGGGATCCACTAGCTCGCGCACTCGAAAAAATCTCACGTGGAGCCGAGGGTCGCGAATCAAAGGTAGATGATAGTATGAGTGCGCTCTGTATCTTCAATGGTGATAAGAGCCTCTTGTCTAAGGTCTTTTCCACGCATCCCCCTATGGAAAAACGGATCGCAAAGTTGCGAGGTTGACGGGAAGGAAGCGATAACAAGTCCACCAATAGAAAGGTTGGTTGTACACAATTAGGCTGACATCGGACGCAGGCAGGAACAGTGAAGTACTGGTTTTGATACTCAATTATCAGCCACCGCTAGTAGGATCAGTATCCTCACAAGTTCAATTATTAAAATGAGATGAATAACTATATATACCCTCATGTATTTTTACATTCGATGTCGCGGAAGAATGCCGATGACAGCGGAATTAGTCGGAGAAATGTGTTGCGTGCGAGTGCCGGGACAACCAGTGCCGCCGTCGGTGTCGCCGGTCTGAGTGAGCTAGTAACAGCCCACGATACGAACGAGAATAAACTGACCGAAATTGAACGGATACCGGAGGTCCGATCAATACTTGGTGAGCTCGGTTACGAAGAACTACCCCAGCCCGATTCCGCCGAAACGGTGGAACTGGAATACGATTCGATCGTGGCTTCGGTCACGGTCATTGACTTCGGATATGGTGAGCTGCACGTCGGAGAAGCTGATGGGCAGGTCGTTGCAACCTTCCATTTCGACGCGAACGGATCCTCGATTACTACTGGACAGCATAAACCAATCAAAAAATATCAAAAGATTCCCGACGGGACCCAAGCGTGGCTCGAAGGATCGGTTACGGGAACTAAATTCTATCGCACAACGACGAAAGATGAGCGTGAATACGCCCTCTCGAGACTCTCACTCGAGAACAAAGAGGATGCGTCGGTCTACGCTACCGGCAGGGCTAATAGCTTCTATATCGATGTGCCCAGATCTAGTATCGCCGGCAATCCGAGCGAGCCAATAGGAGATGTTGCCAGGGCTAATACGAACGCTCCGCAATCCGCCGATAACGGTGACATAATCCGGTATAAAGTGACCCCCACGGGAACGTCCATCGCATCGATCAGGTCAGCAGGAACCAGTCATGGAGCTAACGACGTTGGCACAATGATAATTTCAAACCCGATTAAAAAGGCGGCAGAAAAGGTCGCCAGGAATATCATCAAAACTCTCGGATGGGAAAGTGCCGACCAAGTAGACGATTCGTGTGGTTCCAAAGTCGGTGGATGTCTAGATGGCATCTTATCGACGCTCGATTGCTTGAAGTGCAAGCCGATCTGTCTCGGTTCACCAACCGGAATCGGTGCTGTGCTGTGCATCGCATGCGTGATGGTTTCCTGTAGTCAAGCACTCAACACGAAATCTTGTGCCTTGGCAGTCAATTGTATCGAGAATCGGTAAGCACTGACAGAGCAGTTTCCTAAATACAATACGAAAATCCAACCACCTGGCCAAATTTTGACCAACAGATCAATCATAGCGGAAATCCTTTGACCCAGTGGCGATTTGAAGCACTCATGACTGACGTTCACCCCGGCCAACGGGTGGCGGTACTCGTCGACGCACAGAACCTCTATCACTCCGCACAGAGTCTCCACAGCCGCAACATCGACTACGGCGAACTGCTGGACGCTGCGGTGAACGATCGCCAACTCACCCGGGCGATCTCCTACGTCATCCGCGCCGACGCCCCCGACGAAGAGAGCTTCTTCGAGGCACTCGAGGACATCGGCTTCGAAACCAAGATCAAGGACATCAAACGGTTTCCCGACGGATCGAAAAAGGCCGACTGGGACGTCGGGATGAGCCTCGACGCCGTCACGCTGGCCAATCACGTGGACACCATCGTCCTCTGTACCGGCGACGGTGACTTTTCACGACTGTGTTCGCACCTCAGACACGAGGGCGTCCGCCCGGAGGTGATGGCGTTCGAGTCCTCGACCGCCGAAGAATTGATCGAAGAGACCGACTCGTTCGTCGACCTGGACGGCGACACCGACCGATTTCTCCTCTGATCGGCGTGCAACTTCGTCGGCTGCGGACAGCAGAGAAAACCGCAGAATCGACGCGGCTCAGACCGAACGCGACTACCGGTTCCGAATCGCCCACACACGGTTCGCTTCGCTCACCGGTCGTCGTTCCGAGATTCTCACTCCCGTTGCTCGTTCCGAATCTCGCCGACGATCCCCGCAGCAAGGGTCAGACAGACGCCGAGGAGGGCGATCGCGTGGAGTGCCGGCGTC containing:
- a CDS encoding M48 family metallopeptidase; protein product: MTDFGLKVRMVVVGAILFGFYLASMTVVSAMFGIDLIWLLPLGLVVLPPLQYKLGKWRALRGADDMPEEGQYLEVHRMTEALARDMEVKKPKLKVMEMGTPNAFAVGRKGAGVVCVSTELMAILDRDELEGVIAHEIAHIKNRDVITMIIGQSIGMIVGWVAYIVYMAGGDRNAGSIIVGMVIANVAQLLVTAFVLAISRYREYVADDDAREAIGSGDPLARALEKISRGAEGRESKVDDSMSALCIFNGDKSLLSKVFSTHPPMEKRIAKLRG
- a CDS encoding LabA-like NYN domain-containing protein, with the translated sequence MTDVHPGQRVAVLVDAQNLYHSAQSLHSRNIDYGELLDAAVNDRQLTRAISYVIRADAPDEESFFEALEDIGFETKIKDIKRFPDGSKKADWDVGMSLDAVTLANHVDTIVLCTGDGDFSRLCSHLRHEGVRPEVMAFESSTAEELIEETDSFVDLDGDTDRFLL